The following proteins come from a genomic window of Galactobacillus timonensis:
- a CDS encoding MATE family efflux transporter: protein MKKRMFSNAQLRRLIFPLLIEQLLAMLVGMVDTVMVSSAGEAAISGVSIVNDLNNLVIALLSALAGGGAVIVSQYLGHGDRELTRKAASQLVMIAFVISTVLGLFCVAFHTGILQVLYGSVEADVMTSAKEYFWITALSFSFLGVYNSAAALFRSMNETRSTMNVSILMNVINVIGNYIGVYVLHLGAAGVAWPTLISRIVAAVVMVGMAFNPRRAISIAWNDILAWNRELIRKILSIAVPNGIENGLFQLGKVIVSIFVATYGTSQIAANGVSNSLSTLCYVSEMAIQLASVTVIGQCVGANDYEQAEYYVHKLIRIAWIMAAVNNLLVYLAMPYALSLYSLSSETLKIAETILTMECIAVTTIHAPAFVLPTCIRAAGDAKYTMYVGVGSMFGARVLSAYLLGTVLGMGVVGTRIGMYIDWGVRIIFFVYRWRSGKWKLYRLVSD from the coding sequence ATGAAGAAGCGGATGTTTTCCAATGCCCAGCTGCGGCGGCTGATTTTTCCGCTGCTGATTGAGCAGCTGCTGGCGATGCTTGTTGGAATGGTGGATACGGTAATGGTATCCAGTGCTGGTGAAGCGGCCATTTCCGGTGTCTCCATCGTCAACGATCTGAATAATCTTGTGATCGCGCTGCTGTCGGCGCTGGCGGGCGGCGGAGCGGTCATCGTTTCGCAGTATCTTGGCCATGGGGACAGGGAGCTGACACGCAAAGCGGCGAGTCAGCTGGTGATGATCGCCTTTGTGATTTCGACGGTGCTCGGTTTGTTCTGCGTCGCTTTTCATACGGGTATTCTGCAGGTGCTGTATGGCTCTGTAGAGGCAGACGTGATGACGTCGGCGAAGGAATACTTCTGGATTACGGCCCTTTCCTTTTCCTTCCTTGGTGTCTATAACAGTGCGGCGGCACTCTTTCGTTCCATGAATGAGACACGGTCAACGATGAATGTGTCGATCCTGATGAATGTGATCAATGTCATCGGCAACTACATCGGCGTCTATGTGCTGCATCTTGGGGCGGCAGGCGTCGCGTGGCCGACGCTGATTTCCCGAATCGTGGCGGCGGTCGTGATGGTGGGTATGGCGTTCAATCCCCGTCGCGCCATTTCCATTGCCTGGAATGATATTCTTGCATGGAACAGAGAGCTGATCCGGAAGATTCTTTCGATCGCAGTCCCTAATGGCATCGAGAATGGTCTGTTTCAGCTGGGAAAGGTCATTGTTTCGATCTTTGTGGCGACCTACGGTACGTCACAGATTGCGGCCAACGGCGTTTCCAACTCCCTGTCGACACTGTGCTATGTGAGTGAGATGGCGATCCAGCTGGCATCGGTAACGGTCATCGGTCAGTGTGTCGGTGCCAATGATTATGAGCAGGCGGAATACTATGTGCATAAGCTGATCAGGATTGCCTGGATCATGGCTGCCGTCAATAATCTGCTTGTCTATCTTGCCATGCCGTATGCTCTGTCGCTGTATTCTCTCTCCAGCGAGACGCTGAAAATTGCGGAGACAATTCTGACGATGGAATGCATCGCGGTTACGACGATTCATGCGCCGGCTTTCGTCCTTCCTACGTGCATACGTGCGGCAGGCGACGCAAAGTATACGATGTACGTCGGTGTTGGTTCGATGTTTGGTGCACGTGTTCTCAGCGCATATCTTCTTGGCACCGTGCTGGGGATGGGCGTTGTCGGTACACGGATCGGCATGTATATTGACTGGGGAGTACGTATTATTTTCTTTGTCTATCGCTGGCGCTCGGGAAAGTGGAAACTGTACCGTCTTGTCAGTGACTGA